In Citrus sinensis cultivar Valencia sweet orange chromosome 3, DVS_A1.0, whole genome shotgun sequence, the sequence CGGTTGAGAAATGCTTTGAATCGTTCTGCCAATCGTCTCAGTCACTTCAATAAAAACTCATCAGTCTCTTCATCAAAAGTTTCCCAAGCTGATATAATACCTAATGTTGGTGAGTATCTCATTCGTATATCAATCGGTACTCCCCCTGTTGAAATACTAGCTGTGGCTGACACAGGAAGTGATCTCATATGGACACAGTGTCAACCCTGCCCACCATCACAATGTTACAAGCAAGACAATCCACTTTTTGATCCTCAAAAGTCTTCCACTTACAAATATCTTTCTTGCTCATCGAGCCAATGCGCACCACCGATCAAAGAATCTTGCTCTGGGGAGGGGAATTGCAAATATTTAGTCGGCTACGCAGACCAAGAATCTTTCTCAAATGGCGATCTAGCTACCGAAACTGTTACTTTGGGATCAACATCCGGACAGGCCGTAGCTCTGCCAGAAATAGTCTTTGGCTGCGGAACAAAAAATAGTGGGAgatttaattcaaaaactgATGGCATCGTTGGCCTTGGGGGAGGTGATGCTTCCCTTATTTCTCAAATAAGAACTACAATTGCAGGTAAATTCTCCTACTGCTTGGTGCAACAAAGCTCaaccaaaatcaattttggcACCAATGGAATTGTTTCAGGTTCTGGCGTAGTTTCTACTCCCTTGCTTGTTAAGAATCCCAAAACCTTCTATTACCTCACACTCGATGCAATCAGTGTAGGAGATCAAAGACTAGGTGTTATATCAGGATCAACTCCGGGAGGAGACATTGTAATTGATTCTGGTACTACACTAACCTATTTACCACCAGCTTATGCCGCAACATTGCTTTCAGTAATGTCCAGTATGATAGCGGCACAACCCGTTGAAGTGCCATATGATCTTTGCTACAGAATTAGTTCACGACCTCAATTTCCTGAAGTCACAATACATTTCAGGGATGCAGATGTGAAGTTGAGCCCTTCCAacatttttatgaaaatttcagAAGACCTTGTGTGTTCAGTTTTTAGTGCTAGCAATGGCACGCCAGTTTATGGTAACATTATGCAGACCAACTTTTTGATCGGCTATGACATTGAGGGACGCACGGTTTCGTTTAAACCAACTGACTGCTCCAAGCAGTAGTAATTAAGTTGGATGTGCGTttttagtttcaatttttataagttgCAATAAATATTATCATCCCATCTATGTATGATTTGCTGTATTTCGTTTTGAATCAATTAATTCGGAAAGTACTTTAAAATCTTAAACATCAAAAAAGCTCATTGTAGTAAGGCAGTCTCTAGATTAACTAAAACACAATCAGGTCCATAACAAGCAGGGCTGTATCAAAAGGAATTTTTCTCTCAAGACTTGCTAACCGTTGATTCCGTGATCGCTGCTTTATCTTTCATGTTAGCTAAAGTGTTGGCTATGGCATTTTGCCACCTAACTTTTTCAACTAATTATGTTAAAGTGAATACAcacgtgaaaaaaaaatagaccAAATGATCGAGTTTGCACTAAGAGCACTCATAATTTTTTCCCATAATGAAATATGTATATCTCATAATAACTTTTGCAAGTCTTTTTATCTGTATATGCCACAAAAGTGCCTATACGCCCTCCTTTCCATTTATTCAGTCATATGACAAATTCATCTGCACAAAGAATAATATACCTTCACTTATAAATTACAAGTTACACAATTTCATTCCAACTCCAGAATTTTGATCATATAGGTTTacactatttaaatatttatttggctccttaaaattaaaattaagtttcaTGTATGTTTTTTATTGTCATAATtcgaataaaaattattcatcagGTCCATCACAATTAGGTAGAAATTGGGTAATAGTCGAATAGTTAAAACATTGCTCGCCCCGTGATCAGGCACAAGTCGGGTAATGTcgagtaattaaaaaattactcgACTATGGTCACGTACAAGGCGGGTAATAATCGAgtaattgaaaaatgtatTCGACTATGGTCAGGTACGAGTCAGGTAATAGtttgaataattgaaaaattactcGAACATGGTCAAACATAAATCGAGTATGAATATGAGTGCCGCAAGAGTAGGGTAAAAGGTCGAGTAATTAAAAGTTACACGTTGGTTGAATGTTGATTTATGCATACTTGTGACCCTATCCGTCGGAAGAACAATTTCGGGTCATCTTAACGAGATTAGAAGTCATCTCTACAAATTTTGTACACACTACTGTGAAGAAAATCACAAATGGTGCGTTTGGcacactgtattgtattatgttgtattgtattattttaatgatggtgtattgtattatgttgtattgcgttagcattgtattataacaatattataCAATGTTTGGTGCTACactgtactgtattaatttttaattaaactatattTGGTGTtacattgtattgtattaatttttatgattaattaaattaaataattaaaaaataatatttattaatacttggaaaaataataaatatagaaatcttaattgtagaaatttaacaatttttttagtaaatattaaaaattaatgattaaatttctaaaatttgtattataattatgataaaataaatttataaaatttaatattatatgtaaataataaatttagattataattaatattataattgttaatataaattaataaattattattcaaaaatattaaattatattttaatttacaatatattattatttttacattttaatatattaataaatttataatttaatataaataattataaatatttaaatttgtacaaatttaaataaaattaattttaaaattaatattaatgtaaataatattataatattaatatattatttttatatgaatcattaataaataaaataatattatcatataatttatttttatattttattcattatattagtatttaataataaaataatttatttttataatattttaataaaataaatttgcctCAATTGAGGCAAAAAGTTTCCGCATTACGCAAACCCGAGGTTCCCTTGGGTTTGCGTAATGCAGCCCCATGCCTCATTATACTGCATTATAATGCAGTATAATGAGGTCtcaaattttaccaaacatcTTCTTGGTAATAAACTAATGTGAATAGTGGTATAATACTACACAATCTCATGCACCAAACATGTCCTTAGAGCATCCCTCGTGCCTCGTACTTACTTTGGTAGACGACATTAACTGTTCATCATACGAATCTCCTTTCAAAAAACCGACATGCCGTATTCAAATGGATGACAGGCACTGTGTATCCCTTTCTTATAACCGACAATGTCATCTCAAGTGGATTATagattctttcattttttaccCTAATACTATATGTTGCTCTGTTTAGGCAAAACAGAGCATTATGTAATTTAAACTACTAAAAATTTGTACAGAAGATTTATGTGTCTCTGAACTtggaaaaatgtaaaaaaggaaagagacaAGTGCTTGTTGCGAATCCAAACTAGTCGCTCCACCTCCACTTGCAGGTCTATGATAATATAAGTAGCTAATTGCTTTATTAATAGTCTTTCACATTGGAagtcccccaaaaaaaaaaaaaattctgaataAAGGGCGcccttaattttataaatgatcatacatattctttttgacaattataaAGTACTTTTAGGTTGCaacaacacaaaaattaactttcaataaatttctataacagatataaatataatctgtatataaaatatcataaattttacaaattatttaatattaaacaacATTATTTGTGATGTTGTTAATATGTtagatttgtttaatattaataaaattggtttcataataaataatataaaataaatgtgtttaacattcaaaataatttataaaatcgatattacatattttacttatattattttttatattacaatttttatgttacGTCAATATTAGtataagtttaaaattaatttttggattaaCAGATTTAAGTTTCAATAAAATCTATTGAGACATATTGataatatcttaatattaaaataatttgcatgacatatatattttgttttattaattatatttattttaatattttatttctattaatgtGCTATTTTTAGttactgtttttattttagtattgtatttttatttatcataaaaattttagctaTAATTCAAGgatatatttgttaaaaaaaagggtctGAATAGTCATTTATGAatccaataaaatttatgtgactatttaagtaaaatttaaaattatgggtggcttttttcctaatttttttacattaaaattaagacCAAAGACAAGGTTTTTAGTTTTAACCAGAATCTGTTTCAGAAAAGTACTACCATTAAACACTTTGTTGCATGTATGATACAAATTAGTCTTTAGCAAATTTTAACCAATTGTTCTAATTTTCACCCAGTAGTTGTTTTTACCGCCCCATTAGCCATCACACTCCCCACGTGCTATGTTTCTCATTCTCAAATCTCAATCGTTGGATATAAAAATCCAACGGTCACTTAACTGAAGGACAAATAATGGGGCTCGTTACCCTAATGCATCGTGGTCGTGGCCAATTTATATACACatattatatttcataaaCAATTTCTTGGAAGATGCTCGATCGGCAGTTTCCTAGGCTTTTGAATAAACTAAAGAAGCCCATTATTATCTTCGACGATAGTGACTGCCATTTGAAGAATTAATTATGACAAGTGGAAGTTTATAtcgaataattaattatgcaaGTCAGTCAACACTAAGACTTGCTTTAATCTGGAATACAATCATACAACAGAGCTGAGGATGAGGAGCTAGAAAGTTGCGTGATTTGATTAACTACTTTACCTTGAGCATATGCTTCATTGGAGAACCAACAAGCTGTAAGTTTTATCTTGTACATTTCTCTTCTACTTTCCGAGTTAATTTACATATCCTGtatgtttaaaaattgaagcaaagcttgaatgttaattttgtataaactcTTTGGCTTTAATTAAGATTTGCTTAGATAGAGGTCGGGGCGCACACTCTCTTATATATCAGCAtctgaaaaaaatttctaattacaTTTCGGGATTTATTAGGTATAATGTTTTCTTacggggggaaaaaaattaagtaagaAGCTGCGGATcagttttttactttttaagaaGAGGAtcactaataaatttaatttcgaAACCAGAAGCATTCTCATCTTAACTTTTTATACTAGtaaatatcttatttattgCAATTAAGATCTATGCAcaaagtatttattaaaaaatatatatatatgccaagttccttttgtttatatataatgtcAATGATTAGTAGTAACCTTAATGTTCTTCTGAATTCTTTCTAAATGATATGAGGTTCTGGcacactattttatttaattatataatatcaatttatttatttttctttagttattaataatttattatttacttttattgataatttttttaaaatttttattgagaaagttaagtaataaatttaatggaaGTAATggtagaaaatattaaaattaataaataaaaaatattttatttattgtgatGCAACTTATGCAATATAATATGACGTACGAAACACAtcctaaattaattatacaactTTGAGTCTTTGACACTTGATATATACATTTTCGTTTTTTTGGTGCCCATAGTTTTGGATGAATTTTGTCGTTTGCATTGTATTCTTCCCAagatgtcagtgtcaaatttTTCATTCAGTTTCAGGAACAAAGATAATGGCTTCCACAAGTATCCAAAATGCCTTTCATGGGAAATATGATGCATTTTTAAGCTTTAGAGGAGAAGACACCCGTAAAAGTTTCACAGATCATCTGTACGctgctttgaaaaataaaggaatttatgtatttaaggaTGACAAAGAACTTGAGAAAGGAGGATCAATTTCACCAAATCTCCTTGAAGCAATTGAAGAATCGAGAATTTCGATTATTGTTCTCTCCAAAAACTATGCTTCTTCCACTTGGTGCTTGGATGAACTTGTTAAGATTGTTGAATGCAAAAAAAGAGACCATGAAATTTTCCCAATATTCTATGATGTGGAACCAACCGCGGTGAGAAAACAGACAACAAGTTTTGGAGAAGCTTTTGCTAAACATGAAGAAGCTTTTAAGGATAATATAGAAAAGTTGCAAAAGTGGAGAGACGCATTAAAAGTGGTGGCCAATAAATCTGGCTGGGAATTGAAGGATAGGTACTCATTCTTGttctctattattattattattattattttgcttgcCTAGCGACTACAAAACAGATTTTAGTTTTCATGATTCAACACTGTTTCAATTAAGCAGCTTCTATTTAATACgtatatatatcatatgataTGTCGTTATAAAAACAGTAGTActataaatgaattaatatttctGCAAATGAAGAGACATGGACGTTGATAcgttaaattattgtattatgAACCTTTGAAGACtatatattgatttaatgCTTTATGCTCTATTAatcagatttaaaaaaaaaatacataaataaaactttattcttAGATTGACTCTTGAGCTAGATTgctaaatactaataataacatCAATCGCAACACCAATGATATTCAATACCATTACATATTTAGctaatctaattaatttcatatgtGTAATAAATGATCTTATCAAAAATTGATCTAAATTCTCTTTCAATCTAATTTGTCGGGCTATAGAAAGAAATAATGTATCAATAAtgattgggaaaaaaaaaacagcagaagatattaaataaatttcgcaccctcaatttttatttggttgggtttgaattttcttattcCAATCGTCTCTGACTTGTGTGATAATAACATATTACTTTGGTTATATGACTTCAATTTGATGAAATGAATATTGCATAGTTTGGATTTTATGCATAATATGGAACTGACTAGTTACTACGTTCACACCAACTTTAATTTAACCACAACAATCTTTTCTTGTTATTTCAATCTGCAGCAATGAGTCagaatttattgatgaaattgtCAATGtgatatcaaataaaattcgaACGAAACCAGAGATTCTCAAAGAGCTAGTAGGAATAGATTCACGCTTGGAGAAACTGAGGTTTCTTATAGGTACAGAGTCTAGTGATGTTCGTATGATGGGGATATGGGGCATGGGAGGTATAGGAAAGACAACTCTTGCAAGAGTTGTCTATGACTTGATCTCTCACGAGTTTGATGGGAGTACTTTTCTTGCCAATGTTAGAGAAAAATCCGAAAAAGAAGGCAGTGTAGTCTCTTTACAAAAGCAATTACTTTCTGATTTACTAAAGCTTGCCGATATTAGCATATGGAATGTAGACGATGGTATTAACATAATAGGAAGTAGGCTACGACAGAAAAAGGTTCTTCTTGTAATCGATGATGTGGCTGATGTTGAACAACTACAAAATTTAGCTCGAAAGCGTGATTGGTTCGGTCCAGGCAGCAGGATCGTAATAACAACGAGAGATAAACAATTGTTGGTGGCACATGAAGTGGATGAAGAGCATATTTATAACCTTGAGGTACTAAGTAACGATGAAGCTCTTCAACTCTTTAGTATGAAAGCTTTTAAAACCCGTCAACCAATGGGAGAATATGTGGAGCTGTCTAAACGTGTTCTAAAGTATGCTGGTGGTCTTCCATTGGCTCTAACAGTTTTGGGTTCCTTTCTGAATGGTAGATCTGTGGATCTATGGAGAAGTACGCTAAAAAGACTAAAAACAGAGCCTCCAAATAGGATCATAAATATACTTCAAATAAGTTTTGATGGACTACAAGATttagagaagaaaatatttcttgatGTTGCATGTTTTTTTAAATCGTGGGATAGAGATCATGTGGAGAAAATTTTAGAGGGATGTGGCTTTTCTCCAGTCATCGGAATAGAAGTTCTTATTGAAAAATCTCTATTAACTGTTGATGATGGAAACAGACTGTGGATGCATGATTTGTTACAAGAATTGGGACATCAAATTGTTCAAAGACAATCCCCCGAACAACCTGGGAAACGCAGTAGAATATGGAGGGATGAAGAAGTGCGCCATATGTTGACAGAAAACACAGTAAGTGATTGTTATTACAGCTTACTATGTCTCTGACGAACTTTCAGCATCTTgacattattgttttattcaCTTATCCTTTGCTTATGATTTTCAGGGAAGTGAAGTAGTGGAAGGAATAATAGTTGATGCCTACTTTCTTGAAAATGAGGGGTATTTAAGTGCAGGTGCTAAAGCATTTTCGCAGATGACCAACCTAAGATTGCTCAAAATCGATAATCTGCAACTTCCTGAAGGCCTTGAATACCTTTCTAACAAGTTGCGGTTACTTGATTGGCATCGATATCCTTTGAAATCCTTGCCATCAAATTTCCAATTGGAAAAAACTGTTGAATTTAATATGTGTTACAGTCGCATTGAAGAATTGTGGAATGAAATCAAAGTAAGATCAATATTTTTGTtgctattttatattttttcaatagatGATTATTGATGACAATTTTATTACTACAGTTGTAAATGAATTAAGtacatttttaatcttttttgttttcaacagTATTTAAACATGTTGAAAGTCATGAAACTCAGCCATTCACAGAACCTGATTAAGACACCAGATTTCACAGGGGTCCCAAATTTAGAAGAGTTGATTCTTGAAGGATGTACAAGGTTGCATGAAATTCATCCGTCTTTGCTGCTTCACAGTAAGCTTGTCATATTGAACCTGAAAGATTGTACAAGTCTTACAACTCTTCCAGGCAAGATTTCTATGAAGTCACTTAAAACACTTGTTCTTTCTGGTTGCTTGAAACTAACAAAGAAATGTCTAGAGTTTGCTGGAAGTATGAATGATCTTTCAGAGCTCTTTTTAGATAGAACAACTATTGAAGAGTTGCCATTATCAATTCAACATCTCACTGGACTtgttttgttgaatttgaaagattgtAAAAATCTCAAGAGCCTTTCACATACTTTAAGAAGACTACAATGCCTAAAAAATCTTACGCTCTCTGGTTGCTCGAAGCTTAAGAAGTTTCCGGAGAGTTTAGGAAGTATGAAAGATCTAATGGAGCTCTTTTTAGATGGAACTTCCATTGCTGAAGTGCCATCTTGTATAGAACTTTTGACCGGACTTcaattattgaatttgaataattgCAGCAATCTAGTGAGACTTCCCAGCTGTATAAATGGTTTGAGATCTCTTAAAACTTTGAATCTATCCGGCTGCTCCAAACTTCAAAATGTTCCAGAGACGCTTGGGCAAGTAGAAAGTTTGGAAGAACTTGATATAAGCGGAACAGCTATAAGACGACCTCCGTCCTCTATTTTTGTCATGAATAATCTTAAAACACTATCATTTTCTGGGTGCAATGGACCACCATCATCTACATCATGGCATTGGCACTTTCCCTTCAATTTGATGGGACAGCGTTCATATCCTGTAGCTTTGATGCTGCCTTCTTTGTCAGGTTTGCACTCTTTAAGCAAATTGGATCTCAGTGACTGTGGTCTAGGGGAAGGAGCAATTCCAAATGATATCGGCAACTTATGCTCATTAAAACAGTTGAATCTGAGCCAAAACAATTTCGTTACGCTGCCAGCAAGCATTAACAGTCTTTTTAATCTTGGACAACTAGATTTAGAAGATTGCAAAAGGCTTCAATCTATGCCACAACTTCCTTCTAACCTATATGAAGTTCAAGTGAATGGTTGTGCTTCGTTGGTGACATTATCAGGTGCATTAAAACTATGCAAGTCCAAATGCACATCAATCAATTGTATAGGCAGCTTGAAATTGGCCGGAAACAACGGTTTGGCAATTTCAATGCTACGAGAGTACCTTAAGGTAAGTCTCTCACTCTGTATCTCCCAGCTTTCCAAAATTATTTCTGAAAAATTAAGCAATGGTATGGacttgttcatttttttattttttggttgcaGGCAGTGTCAGATCCAATGAAAGAGTTCAACATTGTTGTTCCAGGAAGTGAAATTCCAAAGTGGTTCATGTATCAGAATGAGGGTTCTTCAATAACAGTCACAAGGCCTTCATATTTGTATAACATGAATAAGGTTGTGGGATATGCTATTTGCTGTGTTTTTCACGTCCCTAAACATTCAACGCGTTCGCATCTCATACAAATGTTGCCCTGCTTCTTCAATGGTTCTGGTGTCCATTATTTTATTCGTTTTAAAGAGAAATTCGGTCAGGGTCGGTCAGACCATCTTTGGCTACTCTATTTGTCTCGTGAAGCATGCCGCGAGAGTAATTGGCATTTTGAATCTAATCATATTGAGTTGGCATTTAAACCAATGTCAGGTCCTGGATTGAAGGTGACAAGGTGTGGCATCCATCCAGTTTATATGGACGAAGTTGAGCAGTTCGACCAGTTAACAAACCAATGGACTCACTTTACTTCTTATAATCTGAATGAAACATCAAAGCGAAGCCTTACTGAATATGTTGGGGCACCTGAAGCCAGTGGAAGTGGCAGCTGTGATGATGTTGAGGATCCACCTCCTAAAAGATTTAGACAACTCGAATGAGGATAAAGCCTACTTATCATTTGTTTTCTGAATTTACGAGAAAGTATGcatcttaatttcaatttattttcttcgcATATAGTACTTCATTTGCTTgtctttctatttatttattgtatctTCTCTTGCAATCTATTTTGATGTTAAATTGCCAGAAACTGCTCGACTTGGATCCAAAAATTGgtcagaatcagaatatgcCTTGCaagaatcaaaattacattCGTACTTGATCAAGTTGAAGCTTTGGATTTTGTGATTTCTCATGATTTGAAAActaaagaaagggaaaaaaataaaggtctGAAGTAAATCCTCTGTTTTGTATTCCCACTGTATTTGTTTCATTGCAGCATTGTCTCTTCTTGAAGCTTTCTCATTTTTTGAATACATAATTGATGAATTGTAGCGTTGGTACGAGTGAACAATAAACTAATTAGGTCATTGCAAtctgattgatttttttttcttttgacaaGTTTCAAAATAGTATATTAGTTATATGCCCTAGACAGAGACTTTTACCTTATGACTTCAGAAAGATATCCTATTGATCCTACATAACTATCCTACATTAATTGCATTGCTATGAGTGaacaataaactaataattcgGTCATTGCAATCtgattgatttttcttttttcttttggcatATAGCTCCCCCTTGTTCTATTTGAGTAGCTCGgctctcaatttttttccaaccTTGCCCGTGTTCGCTATAGCATTTATATACATTATGTGGAGATGACTCCATTACCATTCAAGGTTAGAGAATGGATAGAagcaaacaattaattaaagaggaaactttatcttaatttatttgttgttcGATGATGTTGTAGTGAAAGCGTTATGGGTATGGCCGAATAGGTATTTTGAGATAAACACATCTAGGAGAAATAACAAGCCTAAAAATTTTCCAGATGCTAGCGGTGTAATGGTGTCATAAAGTTTAGAACTTTATGTGTGGttatggggaaaaaaaaaattgaaatgggtattttttatgaatagtcaattttatattttccttttatgctgtGTTTACTTgttggagtgggagtgaggagtgtggattcctcccactccagcgttTACTTCCTCTAAATAGGaagggagtgggaatcccactccgtgggtcccacccatttttggagtgggcagtgggagtgggactcccattgggggaggtgggagtgggaatctaCTCCCAACTCTCCCTTTTgtacccttttattttttttaatttaatttaatattttataattaataaaataaaataaatattattatatttatttgaataataatattatatttaactaaataataatttacattgattctaagttaaaattattttaaaataatattattatattaatagagaattaataaatataatattattatatttattttaaaaataatagtactatatttatttaatattaataataataaatagtttattctaagaaaatattaattttgtactaaataatattatattattattttatataataataaatttaatataattatattaaataaaataaaataaggtttcattttgtattaaaattaataatttattgttcataattaagaatattaataattataataaatttacaaatataataaaataaatattattcattaaatatattttttattagttttgtaattaaaaactataattctttaaataaggataaaattgtaatttgaaactatttacttccaatccaagacaaagtaaacacataaattggattctaaTCTCTATTCCATGCttccattccagtgtaagtaaacaacctactcccactcccactcccactccacactcccaatcctaggattcccactcctcaagattcccaatccaatccaaaaagtaaacgctaccttaAAGTATAGGGATTTGTATTAAACTAGGGAAAGGAAAAGCTAGTTTTTCTATGTTTTAAGTATTGTTGTcgacaacaataaaaaaaaaaaaaagaattgttgtTGACGTAtgtatttaagaaaaaaatcatttttcaagaGTAATGTTATAcacctcaaattttttatctaaaaaatttatgttaaatgATGTTACATCGATCAATTGGTTGGTGAGATAATATAGTTAATTTACTTGAACCTTGTAAAGAGCTACCAATTACTCAATGAATGATACATcatttgaaatcaaatttaagataaaaaatttaaaatatctatcataactcttttttcaattgttttagTTATTGTGATTCCTAACCCCCGAAACTCACTCCCCTATTGTTGTTGCAACTGCtactattttgtttttgctattattttttagaattttttttttttgaagtattACAATGTGAATATTTTTGGATTATTTTACTAAAAGCCCTTTTAACTTTCATCtaagttttatatttctaaCGCCAAATGAGTTCAAATTTCTCTATAATGTCATGTGTTAGATGAAATGACCTTTTTACCCTTACTTTCagtaattgttattaattttaataggaGCAAATTGATAATCTTCTCGTTATACGTAGATATTAAAGGCTTGTTTTAACTTTAAGGGACTCTCTAACCTTgcaaaaattctcaaaaataaatacacgcTAAATGCGTCTATGTTTTGGAATACATAAGTTATAAACTGAGAAAGGCACGGAATTAGGATTTAaactgaagaaattaaaatttcaggATGTTAAAGCAAAACTTCTATAAACTAAGGGGTCAAGATATAAAACGTTCAAAGAAATTGACTAAATTTTAAACGGAGGGGATATTTCCACCCCATTATTTGTCTAAATCCACCCCACCTCTaaaaatattcacaataaataccattattttctaataaatacaaataaaaaaattatttgtataattaatcaattaaatcattcttatatttttttctcattttttattttactattaaagttgttttaatataagttctatataattattttactgtaTAACATAATAGCTCAGTTGCCTGAAGTAATATTTGTCATTGTATCTA encodes:
- the LOC102621392 gene encoding disease resistance protein RUN1-like isoform X1, translated to MASTSIQNAFHGKYDAFLSFRGEDTRKSFTDHLYAALKNKGIYVFKDDKELEKGGSISPNLLEAIEESRISIIVLSKNYASSTWCLDELVKIVECKKRDHEIFPIFYDVEPTAVRKQTTSFGEAFAKHEEAFKDNIEKLQKWRDALKVVANKSGWELKDSNESEFIDEIVNVISNKIRTKPEILKELVGIDSRLEKLRFLIGTESSDVRMMGIWGMGGIGKTTLARVVYDLISHEFDGSTFLANVREKSEKEGSVVSLQKQLLSDLLKLADISIWNVDDGINIIGSRLRQKKVLLVIDDVADVEQLQNLARKRDWFGPGSRIVITTRDKQLLVAHEVDEEHIYNLEVLSNDEALQLFSMKAFKTRQPMGEYVELSKRVLKYAGGLPLALTVLGSFLNGRSVDLWRSTLKRLKTEPPNRIINILQISFDGLQDLEKKIFLDVACFFKSWDRDHVEKILEGCGFSPVIGIEVLIEKSLLTVDDGNRLWMHDLLQELGHQIVQRQSPEQPGKRSRIWRDEEVRHMLTENTGSEVVEGIIVDAYFLENEGYLSAGAKAFSQMTNLRLLKIDNLQLPEGLEYLSNKLRLLDWHRYPLKSLPSNFQLEKTVEFNMCYSRIEELWNEIKYLNMLKVMKLSHSQNLIKTPDFTGVPNLEELILEGCTRLHEIHPSLLLHSKLVILNLKDCTSLTTLPGKISMKSLKTLVLSGCLKLTKKCLEFAGSMNDLSELFLDRTTIEELPLSIQHLTGLVLLNLKDCKNLKSLSHTLRRLQCLKNLTLSGCSKLKKFPESLGSMKDLMELFLDGTSIAEVPSCIELLTGLQLLNLNNCSNLVRLPSCINGLRSLKTLNLSGCSKLQNVPETLGQVESLEELDISGTAIRRPPSSIFVMNNLKTLSFSGCNGPPSSTSWHWHFPFNLMGQRSYPVALMLPSLSGLHSLSKLDLSDCGLGEGAIPNDIGNLCSLKQLNLSQNNFVTLPASINSLFNLGQLDLEDCKRLQSMPQLPSNLYEVQVNGCASLVTLSGALKLCKSKCTSINCIGSLKLAGNNGLAISMLREYLKAVSDPMKEFNIVVPGSEIPKWFMYQNEGSSITVTRPSYLYNMNKVVGYAICCVFHVPKHSTRSHLIQMLPCFFNGSGVHYFIRFKEKFGQGRSDHLWLLYLSREACRESNWHFESNHIELAFKPMSGPGLKVTRCGIHPVYMDEVEQFDQLTNQWTHFTSYNLNETSKRSLTEYVGAPEASGSGSCDDVEDPPPKRFRQLE
- the LOC102621392 gene encoding disease resistance protein RPV1-like isoform X3, giving the protein MASTSIQNAFHGKYDAFLSFRGEDTRKSFTDHLYAALKNKGIYVFKDDKELEKGGSISPNLLEAIEESRISIIVLSKNYASSTWCLDELVKIVECKKRDHEIFPIFYDVEPTAVRKQTTSFGEAFAKHEEAFKDNIEKLQKWRDALKVVANKSGWELKDRLWMHDLLQELGHQIVQRQSPEQPGKRSRIWRDEEVRHMLTENTGSEVVEGIIVDAYFLENEGYLSAGAKAFSQMTNLRLLKIDNLQLPEGLEYLSNKLRLLDWHRYPLKSLPSNFQLEKTVEFNMCYSRIEELWNEIKYLNMLKVMKLSHSQNLIKTPDFTGVPNLEELILEGCTRLHEIHPSLLLHSKLVILNLKDCTSLTTLPGKISMKSLKTLVLSGCLKLTKKCLEFAGSMNDLSELFLDRTTIEELPLSIQHLTGLVLLNLKDCKNLKSLSHTLRRLQCLKNLTLSGCSKLKKFPESLGSMKDLMELFLDGTSIAEVPSCIELLTGLQLLNLNNCSNLVRLPSCINGLRSLKTLNLSGCSKLQNVPETLGQVESLEELDISGTAIRRPPSSIFVMNNLKTLSFSGCNGPPSSTSWHWHFPFNLMGQRSYPVALMLPSLSGLHSLSKLDLSDCGLGEGAIPNDIGNLCSLKQLNLSQNNFVTLPASINSLFNLGQLDLEDCKRLQSMPQLPSNLYEVQVNGCASLVTLSGALKLCKSKCTSINCIGSLKLAGNNGLAISMLREYLKAVSDPMKEFNIVVPGSEIPKWFMYQNEGSSITVTRPSYLYNMNKVVGYAICCVFHVPKHSTRSHLIQMLPCFFNGSGVHYFIRFKEKFGQGRSDHLWLLYLSREACRESNWHFESNHIELAFKPMSGPGLKVTRCGIHPVYMDEVEQFDQLTNQWTHFTSYNLNETSKRSLTEYVGAPEASGSGSCDDVEDPPPKRFRQLE